Proteins encoded together in one Diceros bicornis minor isolate mBicDic1 chromosome 18, mDicBic1.mat.cur, whole genome shotgun sequence window:
- the SCARF1 gene encoding scavenger receptor class F member 1 isoform X1, with amino-acid sequence MGLGLLLPLLLLWTWGTQGSKLDPNGQHVCIASSSSAELQCCPGWRQKDQECTIPICEGQDACREDEVCMKPGLCRCKPGFFGAQCNSRCPGQYWGPDCRESCACHPHGQCEPATGVCHCQADRWGERCEFACTCGPHGRCDPATGACRCEPGWWLPTCRRPCQCNPAAARCDQATGSCLCEPGWWGRRCSFRCACHRSPCAQETGRCACLPGWWGPECRQQCECVRGRCSAASGQCACPPGFRGARCELRCPAGSYGAQCRHSCGHCKRNEPCSADTGSCESCEPGWNGTQCHQPCSPGTFGESCRQQCPHCRLGEACQPDTGHCEHCDPGWLGPRCEDPCPNGTFGEGCGFTCPPCVQGACDAVTGECVCNAGYWGPSCNTSCPPGFHGNNCSIPCECPEGPCHPVSGACQLGSHSQDAAVIAGILVPLLLLLLGLACCACCCWAARLDPKDRPVRDGAAVSRMKLQVWGALTSLGSALPCGSLSSHKLPWVTVSHHDPETPFNHSFIEPPSAGWASDDSFSSDPESGEEDEGPAYCVPPQEGMVPVAQAESSEVSLAGGPFPPPEDASTPFAIPRTSSLARAKRPSVSFAEGTKFAPQSRRSSGELSSPLRKPKRLSRGAQQGPEGQEAEESTGPEQAEMDKVPPAAASPRDSTTGHRRLPLGGRTVAERVEAIEGSVQESSDSVTTIYMLAGTPRGSEGSVRSALRRFGSFQKGQAEPKVKSAIPKPPRRALSRNKGSPGLASSSANQSPGSAPNGELTGTLESVGAGPEEVARGLGNSGRAQEPAPEGIPSEQDPQKLAEEEGQEEPQYENVIPISGPPEP; translated from the exons ATGGGGCTGGGGCTGCTGCTCCCACTGCTGCTGCTATGGACTTGGGGGACCCAGGGGTCCAAGCTGGACCCCAATGGGCAGCACGTCTGCATAGCCAGCAG ctcctctgctgagctcCAGTGCTGCCCAGGCTGGAGGCAGAAAGATCAAGAATGCACCATCC CCATCTGTGAGGGGCAGGATGCCTGCCGGGAAGATGAGGTATGCATGAAACCAGGCCTCTGTCGGTGCAAACCTGGATTCTTCGGGGCCCAGTGCAACTCCC GCTGCCCGGGCCAGTACTGGGGCCCCGACTGCCGTGAGAGCTGCGCCTGCCACCCGCACGGCCAGTGCGAGCCGGCCACGGGCGTGTGCCACTGCCAAGCCGACCGCTGGGGCGAACGCTGCGAGTTCGCGTGCACCTGCGGCCCCCACGGGCGATGCGACCCCGCGACGGGCGCGTGCCGCTGCGAGCCCGGCTGGTGGTTGCCCACGTGTCGCCGCCCGTGCCAGTGCAACCCGGCGGCGGCACGCTGCGATCAGGCCACCGGCTCCTGCCTGTGCGAGCCGGGCTGGTGGGGCCGCCGCTGCAGCTTCCGCTGCGCCTGCCACCGCTCGCCGTGCGCGCAGGAGACGGGCCGCTGCGCCTGCCTGCCGGGCTGGTGGGGTCCCGAGTGCCGGCAGCAGTGCGAGTGCGTGCGAGGCCGCTGCAGCGCCGCCTCCGGCCAGTGCGCCTGCCCGCCCGGCTTCCGCGGCGCGCGCTGCGAGCTGCGCTGCCCCGCCGGCAGCTACGGGGCGCAGTGCCGCCACAG CTGTGGCCACTGCAAGCGGAATGAGCCATGCTCTGCAGACACAGGCAGCTGTGAGTCCTGCGAACCAGGCTGGAACGGGACCCAGTGCCACCAGCCCTGCTCACCTGGCACCTTTGGCGAGAGCTGCAGGCAGCAGTGCCCACACTGCCGGCTTGGGGAGGCCTGTCAGCCGGACACTGGGCACTGTGAGCACTGTGACCCTGGCTGGCTAGGACCCAG GTGTGAAGACCCCTGCCCAAATGGCACCTTTGGGGAGGGCTGTGGCTTTACCTGCCCTCCCTGTGTTCAGGGGGCGTGTGATGCTGTGACTGGGGAATGCGTCTGCAACGCTGGCTACTGGGGGCCCAG CTGCAACACTTCGTGCCCACCTGGCTTCCATGGAAACAACTGCTCTATTCCCTGCGAATGCCCAGAGGGACCCTGCCACCCTGTCTCTGGGGCCTGCCAGCTGG GGTCTCACAGTCAGGATGCTGCCGTCATCGCAGGCATCCTTGTGCCTCTGCTGCTGCTCCTCCTGGGCCTCGCCTGCTGTGCCTGCTGCTGCTGGGCTGCTCGACTGGACCCCAAGGACAG GCCAGTGAGAGATGGAGCTGCTGTGTCCAGGATGAAGCTGCAGGTCTGGGGGGCACTGACCAGCCTGGGCTCCGCACTGCCCTGTGGTTCCCTCAGCAGCCACAAGCTTCCCTGGGTGACAG TCTCACACCACGACCCGGAGACCCCCTTCAACCACAGCTTCATCGAGCCACCCTCTGCCGGCTGGGCCTCGGACGACTCCTTCTCTTCGGATCCCGAGTCTGGAGAGGAGGATGAGGGTCCTGCCTACTGCGTGCCACCCCAAGAAG GGATGGTCCCTGTGGCCCAAGCAGAGTCATCAGAGGTCAGCCTGGCTGGAGGTCCCTTCCCTCCCCCTGAGGATGCCTCCACACCATTCGCCATCCCTCGTACTTCCAGCCTAGCACGGGCCAAGCGGCcatcagtctcctttgctgaagGTACCAAGTTTGCACCGCAGAGTCGCCGAAGCTCAGGGGAGCTCTCCAGCCCACTCCGAAAGCCCAAGAGGCTCTCCCGGGGGGCCCAGCAGGGTCCTGAAGGCCAGGAGGCAGAGGAGTCCACAGGCCCAGAGCAAGCAGAAATGGACAAGGTCCCTCCTGCTGCTGCCAGCCCCAGGGATTCAACCACTGGCCACCGCCGGCTCCCACTTGGTGGCCGGACAGTGGCTGAGCGCGTGGAAGCCATCGAGGGCAGTGTCCAGGAGAGCTCAGACTCCGTGACCACTATCTACATGCTGGCAGGGACACCCCGGGGATCTGAGGGCTCTGTCCGGTCTGCCCTCCGCCGTTTTGGTAGCTTCCAGAAAGGCCAGGCAGAGCCCAAGGTCAAGAGTGCCATCCCTAAGCCTCCACGCCGGGCCCTGAGTCGGAACAAGGGCAGCCCCGGGCTGGCCTCTAGCTCTGCCAATCAGAGCCCCGGCTCAGCCCCAAATGGGGAGCTCACAGGGACCTTGGAGTCTGTAGGAGCTGGGCCAGAGGAAGTGGCCAGGGGGCTGGGGAACTCAGGGAGGGCCCAGGAGCCGGCCCCCGAGGGTATTCCCTCAGAACAGGATCCCCAGAAGCTGGCTGAAGAGGAAGGGCAGGAGGAACCTCAGTATGAGAATGTTATACCCATCTCTGGGCCACCAGAGCCCTGA
- the SCARF1 gene encoding scavenger receptor class F member 1 isoform X2 gives MGLGLLLPLLLLWTWGTQGSKLDPNGQHVCIASSSSAELQCCPGWRQKDQECTIPICEGQDACREDEVCMKPGLCRCKPGFFGAQCNSRCPGQYWGPDCRESCACHPHGQCEPATGVCHCQADRWGERCEFACTCGPHGRCDPATGACRCEPGWWLPTCRRPCQCNPAAARCDQATGSCLCEPGWWGRRCSFRCACHRSPCAQETGRCACLPGWWGPECRQQCECVRGRCSAASGQCACPPGFRGARCELRCPAGSYGAQCRHSCGHCKRNEPCSADTGSCESCEPGWNGTQCHQPCSPGTFGESCRQQCPHCRLGEACQPDTGHCEHCDPGWLGPRCEDPCPNGTFGEGCGFTCPPCVQGACDAVTGECVCNAGYWGPSCNTSCPPGFHGNNCSIPCECPEGPCHPVSGACQLGSHSQDAAVIAGILVPLLLLLLGLACCACCCWAARLDPKDRPVRDGAAVSRMKLQVWGALTSLGSALPCGSLSSHKLPWVTASSSHPLPAGPRTTPSLRIPSLERRMRVLPTACHPKKGWSLWPKQSHQRSAWLEVPSLPLRMPPHHSPSLVLPA, from the exons ATGGGGCTGGGGCTGCTGCTCCCACTGCTGCTGCTATGGACTTGGGGGACCCAGGGGTCCAAGCTGGACCCCAATGGGCAGCACGTCTGCATAGCCAGCAG ctcctctgctgagctcCAGTGCTGCCCAGGCTGGAGGCAGAAAGATCAAGAATGCACCATCC CCATCTGTGAGGGGCAGGATGCCTGCCGGGAAGATGAGGTATGCATGAAACCAGGCCTCTGTCGGTGCAAACCTGGATTCTTCGGGGCCCAGTGCAACTCCC GCTGCCCGGGCCAGTACTGGGGCCCCGACTGCCGTGAGAGCTGCGCCTGCCACCCGCACGGCCAGTGCGAGCCGGCCACGGGCGTGTGCCACTGCCAAGCCGACCGCTGGGGCGAACGCTGCGAGTTCGCGTGCACCTGCGGCCCCCACGGGCGATGCGACCCCGCGACGGGCGCGTGCCGCTGCGAGCCCGGCTGGTGGTTGCCCACGTGTCGCCGCCCGTGCCAGTGCAACCCGGCGGCGGCACGCTGCGATCAGGCCACCGGCTCCTGCCTGTGCGAGCCGGGCTGGTGGGGCCGCCGCTGCAGCTTCCGCTGCGCCTGCCACCGCTCGCCGTGCGCGCAGGAGACGGGCCGCTGCGCCTGCCTGCCGGGCTGGTGGGGTCCCGAGTGCCGGCAGCAGTGCGAGTGCGTGCGAGGCCGCTGCAGCGCCGCCTCCGGCCAGTGCGCCTGCCCGCCCGGCTTCCGCGGCGCGCGCTGCGAGCTGCGCTGCCCCGCCGGCAGCTACGGGGCGCAGTGCCGCCACAG CTGTGGCCACTGCAAGCGGAATGAGCCATGCTCTGCAGACACAGGCAGCTGTGAGTCCTGCGAACCAGGCTGGAACGGGACCCAGTGCCACCAGCCCTGCTCACCTGGCACCTTTGGCGAGAGCTGCAGGCAGCAGTGCCCACACTGCCGGCTTGGGGAGGCCTGTCAGCCGGACACTGGGCACTGTGAGCACTGTGACCCTGGCTGGCTAGGACCCAG GTGTGAAGACCCCTGCCCAAATGGCACCTTTGGGGAGGGCTGTGGCTTTACCTGCCCTCCCTGTGTTCAGGGGGCGTGTGATGCTGTGACTGGGGAATGCGTCTGCAACGCTGGCTACTGGGGGCCCAG CTGCAACACTTCGTGCCCACCTGGCTTCCATGGAAACAACTGCTCTATTCCCTGCGAATGCCCAGAGGGACCCTGCCACCCTGTCTCTGGGGCCTGCCAGCTGG GGTCTCACAGTCAGGATGCTGCCGTCATCGCAGGCATCCTTGTGCCTCTGCTGCTGCTCCTCCTGGGCCTCGCCTGCTGTGCCTGCTGCTGCTGGGCTGCTCGACTGGACCCCAAGGACAG GCCAGTGAGAGATGGAGCTGCTGTGTCCAGGATGAAGCTGCAGGTCTGGGGGGCACTGACCAGCCTGGGCTCCGCACTGCCCTGTGGTTCCCTCAGCAGCCACAAGCTTCCCTGGGTGACAG CTTCATCGAGCCACCCTCTGCCGGCTGGGCCTCGGACGACTCCTTCTCTTCGGATCCCGAGTCTGGAGAGGAGGATGAGGGTCCTGCCTACTGCGTGCCACCCCAAGAAG GGATGGTCCCTGTGGCCCAAGCAGAGTCATCAGAGGTCAGCCTGGCTGGAGGTCCCTTCCCTCCCCCTGAGGATGCCTCCACACCATTCGCCATCCCTCGTACTTCCAGCCTAG